A DNA window from Gemmatimonadaceae bacterium contains the following coding sequences:
- a CDS encoding four helix bundle protein translates to MGTHRNLALLDLAQKILADVIQLATGRSRLLFKGQLLDAAESLHGNVGEAFGRGTDRDRNRVLFIARGEAEEAIRHLLANRIARRIEDRPYWRDITVS, encoded by the coding sequence ATGGGCACTCACCGCAACCTCGCATTGTTGGATCTCGCTCAGAAGATCCTCGCCGACGTCATTCAACTCGCGACCGGCAGGTCCAGATTGCTCTTCAAAGGGCAACTGCTAGACGCGGCGGAGTCACTGCATGGCAACGTCGGTGAAGCCTTTGGGCGGGGAACCGATCGTGACCGCAATCGCGTGCTCTTCATCGCGCGCGGAGAAGCCGAGGAGGCAATCCGGCATCTGTTAGCCAACAGAATCGCCAGGCGAATCGAGGATCGACCGTACTGGCGTGACATCACCGTCTCGTGA
- a CDS encoding multicopper oxidase domain-containing protein, whose protein sequence is MTKTDLVLAPALALAVLTFDGAPPSPRSPLPPPIIETNDNRVPAGTMRNGALDVQLDAREGVWHPYGPSGPPVTIQAFGEVGKPVQMPGPMIRVKAGTRVHASVTNSTSGVLVVHGLADRHRAMMDTLVVPVGATREVTFTAADAGTFFYWGTTTGVAFGDRILDGAQLSGGFVVDPANAAPRPDRVFVVQWYIPKQKKDSSPDFANGFFTFNGRPWPYTERLEYSQGDSVHWRFINTTADVHPLHLHGFYFRVTARGDVRRDTLYWKAQERMGVTELMDEGTTMDLSWFADRPGSWIFHCHLNFHVIPNPALGDAIQSDSARAAELFSAPDMPAMQQGHAMDNHAEKGMGGLVLAMHIKPKATWKPYAGPRERLRLYIQTDSQPGDTARRFGYALARGNEVPAVNAVQWPGPPIVLHKGRPTSIWVINRSTEPSQVHWHGLEIDSYYDGVAGLSSNAGMVSPMIMPRDSFEVTVTPPRAGSFMYHTHINDLRQQSHGLYGPIVVLDSNETWNPETDLIFQSGTDPTDSPILNGSASPPALTLHVGKPYRVRLMNITLDNPFNELWLTGKDGASLFWVPLAKDGFDLPAWQREPRLSRQRVSIGETYDFRVKFSEPGEYEIEGRTANGAQYAKQMIHVVT, encoded by the coding sequence ATGACGAAGACCGATTTGGTGCTCGCGCCGGCGCTGGCGCTGGCCGTGTTGACCTTCGACGGCGCCCCGCCCTCACCCCGCTCGCCGCTCCCGCCCCCAATTATCGAGACGAACGACAACCGCGTCCCCGCCGGCACCATGAGGAACGGTGCTCTCGACGTGCAACTCGACGCCCGCGAGGGCGTTTGGCATCCGTACGGTCCGAGCGGTCCACCCGTCACGATTCAGGCGTTCGGCGAAGTCGGGAAGCCTGTTCAGATGCCCGGGCCAATGATTCGCGTGAAGGCCGGCACGCGCGTTCATGCGAGCGTCACGAACTCGACGAGCGGCGTGCTGGTGGTGCACGGCCTCGCGGACCGTCATCGCGCGATGATGGACACGCTTGTCGTGCCCGTGGGCGCGACGCGCGAGGTCACCTTCACCGCCGCCGACGCCGGCACGTTCTTCTACTGGGGCACGACGACCGGTGTCGCGTTCGGCGACCGCATTCTCGACGGCGCCCAGCTGAGCGGGGGGTTCGTCGTCGATCCCGCCAACGCCGCGCCGCGGCCGGACCGCGTGTTCGTCGTGCAGTGGTACATCCCGAAACAGAAGAAGGACAGCTCGCCCGACTTCGCGAACGGGTTCTTCACGTTCAACGGCCGGCCCTGGCCTTACACCGAGCGACTGGAGTACAGCCAGGGCGATTCGGTGCATTGGAGATTCATCAACACCACGGCCGACGTTCATCCGCTGCATCTGCACGGTTTCTACTTCCGCGTCACCGCGCGCGGTGACGTCCGGCGCGACACGCTCTATTGGAAGGCGCAGGAGCGCATGGGCGTGACGGAGCTCATGGACGAAGGCACGACGATGGACCTCTCGTGGTTCGCCGACCGGCCGGGCTCCTGGATCTTTCACTGCCATCTCAATTTTCACGTCATTCCGAATCCGGCCCTCGGTGACGCTATCCAGTCCGACAGCGCGCGCGCGGCGGAGCTCTTTTCTGCTCCCGACATGCCCGCGATGCAGCAGGGGCACGCGATGGACAACCACGCCGAGAAAGGCATGGGTGGACTCGTGCTCGCGATGCACATCAAGCCGAAGGCGACGTGGAAGCCCTATGCCGGCCCTCGAGAGCGACTCAGACTCTACATCCAAACCGACTCTCAGCCGGGCGACACGGCGCGACGCTTCGGCTACGCGCTGGCGCGCGGCAACGAAGTCCCGGCGGTGAATGCCGTGCAGTGGCCCGGACCGCCCATCGTCCTGCACAAGGGCAGACCGACGAGCATCTGGGTCATCAATCGCTCGACCGAGCCGTCGCAGGTGCACTGGCACGGCCTCGAGATCGACAGCTACTACGACGGCGTCGCGGGGCTCAGCAGCAACGCCGGCATGGTGTCGCCGATGATCATGCCTCGCGATTCGTTCGAGGTGACGGTGACGCCGCCGCGCGCGGGCAGCTTCATGTACCACACGCACATCAACGACCTGAGGCAGCAGAGCCACGGCCTCTACGGACCGATCGTCGTGCTCGACAGCAACGAGACGTGGAATCCGGAGACCGATCTGATCTTCCAGTCCGGGACGGACCCGACGGATTCACCGATTCTCAACGGCAGCGCGTCGCCCCCGGCGCTCACGCTGCACGTCGGGAAGCCCTACCGTGTTCGGCTGATGAACATCACGCTCGACAACCCGTTCAACGAGCTCTGGCTCACCGGGAAGGACGGCGCGTCGCTGTTCTGGGTTCCGCTCGCGAAGGACGGTTTCGACTTGCCGGCGTGGCAGCGAGAACCGCGGCTATCTCGGCAACGCGTGAGCATCGGTGAGACGTACGATTTTCGCGTGAAGTTCTCCGAGCCCGGCGAGTATGAGATCGAGGGGCGAACGGCCAACGGTGCGCAGTACGCGAAGCAAATGATCCATGTGGTGACGTAG
- a CDS encoding class I SAM-dependent methyltransferase: MSMWDERYSAPDYAYGVEPNDFLRSVADRIPPGPVLCLAEGQGRNAVYVASLGHEVLAVDQSAVGLARARELAASRGVTIATQVADLGAFDIEPGAWSGIVAIFSHLPPPLRARVFGAAVRGLAPGGAFVLEAYTPKQLEYRTGGPPDVTLLMTLDALRTELAGLRIEHGVETEREVHEGEHHHGRSAVVQILAFKP, encoded by the coding sequence ATGTCGATGTGGGACGAACGCTACTCGGCGCCCGACTACGCGTATGGCGTCGAGCCGAACGATTTTCTGAGATCCGTCGCGGACCGCATTCCCCCCGGCCCGGTGTTGTGCCTCGCCGAGGGCCAGGGCCGGAACGCGGTCTACGTCGCGTCGCTCGGCCATGAGGTGCTCGCCGTCGATCAATCGGCCGTGGGGCTCGCGCGGGCGCGGGAGCTGGCCGCATCGCGCGGCGTGACGATCGCGACGCAAGTCGCCGACCTCGGCGCGTTCGACATCGAGCCAGGAGCCTGGTCAGGGATCGTGGCGATCTTCTCGCACCTGCCGCCGCCTTTGCGCGCTCGCGTGTTCGGCGCGGCGGTCCGCGGTCTCGCGCCTGGCGGCGCATTCGTGCTCGAGGCGTACACGCCGAAGCAGCTCGAGTACCGCACCGGTGGTCCGCCGGACGTCACGCTGTTGATGACGCTCGATGCGTTGCGCACAGAGCTCGCGGGACTGCGCATCGAGCACGGCGTCGAGACCGAGCGGGAGGTTCACGAGGGCGAGCATCATCACGGGCGGTCGGCGGTCGTGCAGATCCTGGCGTTCAAGCCGTAG